From a single Nicotiana tomentosiformis chromosome 2, ASM39032v3, whole genome shotgun sequence genomic region:
- the LOC104097719 gene encoding derlin-2.2 — protein sequence MAQAVEEWYKQMPIITRSYLTAAIVTTIGCSLEIISPYNLYLNPKLVVKQYQVWRLITNFLYFRKMDLDFLFHMFFLARYCKLLEENSFRGRTADFFYMLLFGATVLTGIVLVGGMIPYVSESFAKIIFLSNSLTFMMVYVWSKQNPFIHMSFLGLFTFTAAYLPWVLLGFSVLVGASAWVDLLGMIAGHAYYFLEDVYPRMTGRRPLKTPAFIKAMFADEPVVAARPANVRFAAPPVDEVPQIR from the exons ATGGCACAAGCAGTGGAAGAATGGTACAAACAGATGCCAATAATCACGCGTTCCTATCTCACCGCTGCTATAGTCACCACCATCGGTTGTTCTCTTGAG ATTATATCTCCTTATAACTTGTACCTGAACCCCAAGTTGGTGGTGAAGCAATACCAGGTCTGGCGCCTCATTACAAATTTTCTCTACTTCCGGAAGATGG ACTTGGACTTTCTGTTTCACATGTTTTTCCTAGCTCGGTACTGCAAGCTTTTAGAAGAGAACTCCTTCAGGGGAAGGACAGCAGATTTCTTCTACATGCTCCTGTTTGGTGCCACTGTTTTAACAGGAATTGTTCTTGTTGGGGGGATGATACCTTATGTCTCAGAGTCCTTTGCAAAGATCATATTCCTGAGCAATTCACTGACATTTATGATG GTATATGTATGGAGCAAGCAAAATCCGTTTATCCACATGAGCTTTTTGGGTCTCTTTACTTTCACAGCAGCTTACCTGCCATGG GTTCTTCTGGGTTTCTCTGTGCTTGTTGGTGCTAGTGCTTGGGTGGATTTACTG GGAATGATTGCAGGCCATGCTTATTATTTCCTGGAAGACGTCTATCCACGAATGACTGGTCGTAGACCCCTGAAAACACCAGCATTTATCAAAGCAATGTTTGCTGACGAGCCGGTAGTGGCGGCTCGGCCAGCTAATGTGCGCTTTGCTGCTCCTCCTGTCGATGAAGTTCCACAAATTCGATGA
- the LOC138905161 gene encoding uncharacterized protein — protein MGHRHPGFSWNSPSGSLNSWQQSNSTPQGNEAQGFQNQLRQQYQPPQSNQSSMENLIKAFIIKTRTLPADTERNTKETINAVSLRSGYELEDPIAKQKDEPIERHVKIVDQQKNNNIQGGEVMVHVNIPFTEVISQMPAYAKFVKEILSKKQKVEETSVVKLTEHCTSINLMPLSIYRKLEGEIGEIRSIPVSLQLVDQTTIIPNRIIEDVLVRVDKFVFHVEFIMVNIEENRKVPMILERPVLATGRAILDIQERQLMLRVGDERFIFKMEGEEGALKEKIGKSEVDKCGVYPKKTKKKLSAWMYALGRVCKGDLDFDSDPD, from the exons ATGGGACATAGGCACCCAGGCTTTTCTTGGAATTCACCAAGTGGTAGCCTGAACTCATGGCAGCAAAGTAACTCTACACCCCAGGGAAATGAAGCTCAAGGCTTTCAAAATCAGCTGAGGCAGCAATATCAGCCTCCACAGTCTAATCAATCTAGCATGGAAAATCTAATAaaggccttcattatcaagacaa GAACTCTCCCTGCTGATACAGAAAGAAATACAAAAGAGACAATCAATGCAGTGTCTTTGAGGAGTGGGTACGAGTTGGAGGATCCCATAGCAAAGCAAAAGGATGAGCCGATTGAGAGACATGTGAAGATTGTGGACCAGCAGAAAAATAACAATATTCAAGGAGGAGAAGTGATG GTGCATGTGAATATACCTTTCACGGAGGTGATTTCACAGATGCCAGCTTATgctaaattcgtgaaggagattTTGTCCAAGAAGCAAAAAGTGGAAGAGACATCGGTTGTCAAGCTGACAGAGCATT gtacttctattaatcttatgcctttgtctatttacaggaaattgGAGGGTGAGATTGGAGAAATTAGGTCGATACCTGTTTCTTTGCAGCTGGTGGATCAGACCACAATCATACCTAACAGAATTATTGAAGATGTGTTGGTTCGGGTAGACAAATTTGTGTTCCATGTGGAATTCATTATGGTAAACATAGAGGAAAATAGGAAGGTCCCTATGATTTTAGAAAGACCAGTCTTGGCAACGGGCAGAGCAATTCTAGATATTCAAGAAAGGcagctcatgcttagagtgggggaTGAAAGGTTTATCTTCAAAATGGAAGGAGAAGAGGGGGCCCTGAAAGAGAAAATCGGAAAAAGTGAAGTTGATAAGTGTGGGGTATACCCAAAGAAGACAAAAAAGAAGCTCTCTGCGTGGATGTATGCACTGGGTCGGGTGTGCAAAGGAGATCTCGACTTcgattcagaccccgactag